Genomic window (Alphaproteobacteria bacterium):
GCCCACTAATTCAGCGCCACTATCCTTAATGCGCCTTTTGGCAATTTTAGCAAGATCGCAGCTATAGCCATCTTCACTCTTAATAACGAACCAACGCTTCTTTTTATCGTCTACCAGTGCTTGAATTAAATTCACTGTCAATGTGTCGCGGTCATAAAGCCATGACAAGCTATTATTGTGACACGATGCATCACGAAACCGTGTAGAGCTTGGGCTGGAAGTAAGCAGAATTTTTTTCTGTTCTTTGAAATAATCTTGCAGTTTGGCAGCGATAGGTCCGTTTGGAACATCGACCACTACGTCCACGCCTTGTTTGCTAAGCCAGCTTTCGCTGATATGTTGGGCAAGGTCACCGCGATTCTGGAAATCTGCATTGATGACTACAATGGGTTTACCATTCACATTGCTTCCCAAATCTTCAACCGCCAATTGCGCTGCTTCAACCGAACCAAGTCCGGATGATGCCGCCATCCCGCCGCTCATATCGGTCAGCACGCCGATGCGTACGGCATCGCTCTGCGCCGCCATTAGGGGTGCTGAAAAAGCGACTAGGCTCAAAAAAAATGCGTTACGAAACAGCATGAAAATACAATAGCCATCAACTATGTCAAAAATCAGAAGAAAACTTATTCCAAGCCCCAGAGAGACCATTGACAGAAGCGCAAAAGATGCACAAATACAACAACTTAATCTTGTAAAGGATGCGCGTTATGACGGCTGGTCAATATACCTATGTAATGAAGGGCCTTTCAAAGGCCTATCCCGGTGGCAAAAAGGTCTTGGATAACATATTCCTTTCTTTTTATCCCGGAGCGAAAATTGGCGTACTCGGCGTCAACGGCTCGGGTAAATCGACCCTGATGCGCATCATGGCGGGCATCGATAAGGATTTTACCGGTGAAGCATGGGCCGCTGACGGCGTGAAGGTTGGCTATCTTTCGCAAGAACCGCAGCTGGACCCAAAACTAAATGTACAACAGAATATTGAACTTGCCATGGGTGACGCCCATGCTCTGCTCAAAGCGTTTGAAGATGTCAGCAATAAGCTCGGCGAAGTTACTGATGAAGATGAAATGACCAAGCTGATAGAAGAGCAAGCAGCGTTACAAGAAAAGATCGAAGCTGCAGGTGCATGGGAAATTGGTCGCACAGTTGAACTGGCGATGGATGCCTTGCGTTGCCCGCCGGGTGATGCAGATGTTACGGTGTTGTCTGGCGGTGAAAAACGCCGTGTGGCATTGTGTCAATTGCTACTGTCCAAGCCTGATATGCTCATCCTCGACGAACCGACCAACCATCTGGATGCTGATTCGGTTGCATGGCTGCAGCGTCATTTGGCCGATTATAAAGGCACGGTTGTGATGGTAACTCACGATCGATATTTCCTTGATAACGTGACGGGCTGGATTTTGGAACTCGCCCGCGGTCACGGCATTCCGTATGAAGGCAATTACACATCTTGGCTTGAACAAAAACAAAAACGCCTTGAGCAGGAAGGCCGCGAAGAAAACGCCCGCCAGAAAGAATTGGCCCGCGAATTGGAATGGGTGCGTTCATCACCTAAAGCGCGTCAGGCGAAAAGCAAGGCGCGTATGGCCGCTTATGAAGACCTGCTTAATAAAACACAGGATGATTTGTCGGGTACTGCAAAAATTATTATCCCAACCCCGCCACGCCTAGGCGAAAACGTAATTGATGTGGAACATATCAGTAAATCATACGGCGATCGTTTGTTAATTGAAAATCTATCATTCCGTCTGCCGCGCGGTGGCATCGTAGGCGTGATTGGACCCAACGGCGCTGGTAAATCAACATTATTCAAGATGATTACCGGCGTTGAAAAGCCTGATAGCGGGACCTTTAAAGTCGCAGATAGCGTGAAACTCGGCTATGTAGATCAAAGCCGTGATGCGTTAAAAGATGATAATACCGTTTGGCAGGAAATCTCCGGCGGACATGATGTCATTGAACTTGGCACCAAAAATATGCCTTCCCGTGCTTATGTTTCATCATT
Coding sequences:
- the ettA gene encoding energy-dependent translational throttle protein EttA, encoding MTAGQYTYVMKGLSKAYPGGKKVLDNIFLSFYPGAKIGVLGVNGSGKSTLMRIMAGIDKDFTGEAWAADGVKVGYLSQEPQLDPKLNVQQNIELAMGDAHALLKAFEDVSNKLGEVTDEDEMTKLIEEQAALQEKIEAAGAWEIGRTVELAMDALRCPPGDADVTVLSGGEKRRVALCQLLLSKPDMLILDEPTNHLDADSVAWLQRHLADYKGTVVMVTHDRYFLDNVTGWILELARGHGIPYEGNYTSWLEQKQKRLEQEGREENARQKELARELEWVRSSPKARQAKSKARMAAYEDLLNKTQDDLSGTAKIIIPTPPRLGENVIDVEHISKSYGDRLLIENLSFRLPRGGIVGVIGPNGAGKSTLFKMITGVEKPDSGTFKVADSVKLGYVDQSRDALKDDNTVWQEISGGHDVIELGTKNMPSRAYVSSFNFKGTDQQKKVGVLSGGERNRVHLAKMLKTGANVLLLDEPTNDLDVDTLRALEEALVDFAGCAVVISHDRWFLDRLATHILAFEGDSHVEWFEGNYQDYEADRRRRLGADADQPHRIKYRPLTRK